Sequence from the Mesorhizobium sp. PAMC28654 genome:
TCGGTGCCGTCGGTGACGAGGATGCCGAGCTTGCGGCCCTCGAACCGCTCCGGCCCCTTCGCCAGTATGCTGAGCGACGGCGCTTCGGCCAAATCCTGCCGGGTGGCGACGGCGGCATCGGCGGGCTTGGGCATCGCCTTCAGCCCAAGACCGTCGCTGACCTTGGCCGCCAGGCCATCGTCGATGTTGAGCAGGTGAGACACCATCCGTTCGCGGATGACCGGTGTCTGCACCTTGCTGAGCTCGAAGGTCAGCGCATCGGCGATATGGCCTTGCTCCGGCGGCGTCTGGCTGATGTAGAACTGCCGTGCCTGGCTGTAATGATCGGCAAGGCTCTCGGCGCGGATGCGCTGCTTCTGGCCTTGCTCTGCCTCGGCAAACGAGCGGAAGCCGCGCTGCGGCGATTCCCTTGGGCCTTCGCCGAAGGAGTTGGGTTGGTAGTTCACGCGGCCTACGGGATTGCGCATGGCCATATGGCCATCCTGCTGGAAATTGTGGAACGGGCACTTTGGCGCGTTGATCGGGATATGCGTGAAGTTCGGCCCGCCCAGCCGCTTTATCTGCGTGTCGAGGTATGAGAAATTCCGGCCCTGAAGCAGCGGGTCGTTGGAGAAATCGATCCCTGGCGGCACGTTCTGGGTCATGAACGCGACCTGCTCGGTCTCGGCGAAGACATTGTCGGGCATGCGGTCGAGCACGAGGCGGCCGACCGGGACCGGCTTCAGGATTTCCTCGGGGATCAGCTTGGTGGCGTCGAGGACGTCGAAATCAAAACTGTCGGCGAACGCCTGGTCGAACAGTTGCACCTGCAGTTCCCATTCCGGGAAATTGCCGGCCTGGATCGCTTCCCACAGGTCGCGGCGATGGAAGTCAGGATCGGCGCCGTTGATCTTCACCGCCTCGTTCCAGGCGACGGACTGCATGCCGAGCTTGGGCTTCCAGTGGAATTTCACGAAGGTGGATTCATCCTTGGCGTTGATCATGCGGAATGTGTGGACGCCGAACCCTTCCATGAAGCGCAGGGAACGCGGGATGGCCCGGTCGGACATGACCCACATGATCATGTGCATGCTCTCGGGGGTCAGCGAGATGAAATCCCAGAAATTGTCATGCGCTGATTGTGCTTGCGGGAAGCCGCGATCGGGCTCTTCCTTTACGGAATGGATGAGGTCGGGAAACTTGATTGCGTCCTGGATGAAGAACACCGGCATGTTGTTGCCGACGATGTCCCAGTTGCCTTCCTTTGTGTAGAGCTTGACGGCAAACCCCCGCACATCGCGCGCCAGGTCGGCCGAGCCCTTGTTGCCGGCCACGGTGGAGAAGCGGACGAAGGCCGGCGTCTTCTCGCCGGCGCGCTGGAAGATGTCGGCGCGCGTGTATTTGGACAGCGGCTGGTAGGTTTCGAAATAGCCGTGTGCACCGTAGCCGCGCGCATGCACGACGCGCTCGGGAATGCGTTCGTGATCGAAATGAAAGATCTTTTCGCGGAAATGGAAATCCTCCAGCACGGTCGGGCCACGCGCGCCGATCTTCAGCGAATTCTGATCATCGGAAACCGGGCCGCCCTGCGCGGTCGTCAGCACAGGGGTGGATCCGCCGGCATGTTGGTGCAATTCGCCTCCTTCGCCTCGAACCAGTTTCTGGTCATGAATGACGGCTTGGCTGCCGGCATTTCGGCTTGGAGACTTGGCCATGGCTTGTTCCTTTCCGGGTTTTGGAGATGACGATCTCAG
This genomic interval carries:
- a CDS encoding catalase, which encodes MAKSPSRNAGSQAVIHDQKLVRGEGGELHQHAGGSTPVLTTAQGGPVSDDQNSLKIGARGPTVLEDFHFREKIFHFDHERIPERVVHARGYGAHGYFETYQPLSKYTRADIFQRAGEKTPAFVRFSTVAGNKGSADLARDVRGFAVKLYTKEGNWDIVGNNMPVFFIQDAIKFPDLIHSVKEEPDRGFPQAQSAHDNFWDFISLTPESMHMIMWVMSDRAIPRSLRFMEGFGVHTFRMINAKDESTFVKFHWKPKLGMQSVAWNEAVKINGADPDFHRRDLWEAIQAGNFPEWELQVQLFDQAFADSFDFDVLDATKLIPEEILKPVPVGRLVLDRMPDNVFAETEQVAFMTQNVPPGIDFSNDPLLQGRNFSYLDTQIKRLGGPNFTHIPINAPKCPFHNFQQDGHMAMRNPVGRVNYQPNSFGEGPRESPQRGFRSFAEAEQGQKQRIRAESLADHYSQARQFYISQTPPEQGHIADALTFELSKVQTPVIRERMVSHLLNIDDGLAAKVSDGLGLKAMPKPADAAVATRQDLAEAPSLSILAKGPERFEGRKLGILVTDGTDAALLKALTGALTKAGASFEIIAPKVGGAKASDGSLIEAHQMIGGGPSVLYDAVALLPATSAVPGLVKEATARDFVADAFAHCKFIGYVDAAMPLLEKAGIAGMLDDGFAHLSGPKDTAEFLTKLGALRFWAREPKVKM